In Erigeron canadensis isolate Cc75 chromosome 6, C_canadensis_v1, whole genome shotgun sequence, the following are encoded in one genomic region:
- the LOC122604350 gene encoding uncharacterized protein LOC122604350: protein MIREEVALNVQREFEKRDGKGKGKKDNEDEEVEVMGEKFHKKKFSFKDFDVCHPPEYHGDLNPIVCTRWVSEIEGSFRTSQCPEDLKVVYAVSMLRDKAKRWWDNLLLVKKEALDNVDWPEFKAMFYKEFRSEAEVTRLRSEFLNDSQGTLSLTEFRAQILNKAQFCPEFLENEHLMKEQFYMKLKKSLRERISLRQMESFYMLCDVARDYEIEQTRVDENEVKRKYDGDNSPNKRFKQDGASSSNAFRRNAPF from the coding sequence ATGATTAGAGAGGAGGTGGCTCTAAATGTTCAACGAGAATTTGAAAAGAGAGATGGAAAAGGGAAGGGTAAGAAGGACAATGAAGATGAGGAGGTGGAAGTAATGGGGGAGAAGTTCCACAAGAAGAAGTTCTCTTTTAAGGATTTTGATGTGTGTCACCCTCCTGAATATCATGGTGACCTCAACCCCATCGTTTGTACCAGATGGGTGTCAGAGATTGAAGGGTCTTTTCGCACCAGTCAATGCCCTGAGGATCTTAAAGTGGTGTATGCTGTGAGCATGTTGAGGGATAAAGCGAAGAGATGGTGGGACAATTTATTGTTGGTGAAGAAGGAAGCACTTGATAATGTGGATTGGCCTGAGTTCAAGGCCATGTTCTATAAGGAATTTAGATCAGAGGCGGAGGTGACTAGGTTGAGGAGTGAATTCCTCAATGATTCTCAAGGAACCCTTAGTTTGACGGAGTTTCGTGCCCAAATTCTTAATAAGGCACAATTCTGTCCCGAGTTCTTAGAGAATGAGCACTTGATGAAGGAGCAGTTTTAtatgaagttgaagaagagtttGAGGGAGAGGATTAGTTTACGTCAAATGGAGTCTTTCTACATGTTGTGTGATGTGGCTCGAGATTACGAGATCGAGCAAACTAGAGTTGATGAGAATGAGGTGAAGAGAAAGTATGATGGGGATAATTCGCCAAATAAAAGGTTTAAACAAGATGGTGCTTCCAGTAGTAATGCCTTTAGAAGAAATGCTCCCTTTTAA